The genome window agaaagtaaaaagaaaactattATTTGTAAATTACGGGAAAAGGTGAACCTTTTTCAAtccaatacattttattttgtatagcccaaaatcgcaaattacaaatttgcctcagagggctttacagtctgtacacatacaacatcctctgtcccgaaacccaccatcggcacaggaaatacccttccaagagggaaaaaagggaagaaaccttagggagaacgtcagaggagggatcccactcccgggatggacagactacaatggatgccatgtgtacagaatgaacaatgtataatacatgcaattcctatgacagaaatgattcaagtaattgtgagtagtaagccaggcgcacagcaggaccactgcagggacaatcaccatcagatagaaccaccatccacagaatcctgtggggagggagagcacagagactttaggagagggtaatgttggtttacgagtacagtaatatgattaatatctaaaataataatgatgatgatggcagcagcaggcgtcagcatggccacgacaggtgtcaggaccagggtcccgaaggaactacgatctacggggacctgataggggagaaagcacaaaaaaaaactcctggaaagaagctgaattagtcatgtgcattaataaaacgggaattattgtagaacgagagcgtgagaggagctctgtgtgtcctaagaagtcccccggcagtctaagcctatagcagcttaactaagggctggtccgggctaacctgagccagccctaagcCAGTCCTTTCAGCTTTCTGATACTAATGATATTCATCTGAAACTGGAGAAGTACTGTCTGTAGACACGATGAGTTGGAGAAAAGCTGTGAGCAAAGGAATGTCCTCTTAGAATTTGCGTGTCGGCATTGTGAATGAAGTAAACGGGTCCATACGCCCTACACCCCATAGGGCGACTGTGGCTGAGTGGGGAGCACAGTcgccctccaatcagagggttggcggttcacTCCCAGGcctgttgatgtgtccttgggcaagacacttaacccaaaattgctcctgtagctgcgactacagtgtgtggatgttagttactgatgggcaggtgtcacagtgtgtgaatgggtgaatgatgtcatgtagtgttaaagcgctttcagtagtcggaagactagaaaagcgctaaacAATTACAGTCCATTTACTTGAAAATGTGGTCATGCTCCTCAGGTCAGTTATCTGGAGAAGAAGGTGACGGAGCTGGAGAGCGAGAGTCTGGCGAACGGGGATCTGAAGTCCAAACTGAAACAAGAGAACACTCAGCTTGTGCACAGGTAGGAAAACATCCCGTTTCTTTATCGAGGACCAGCATCATTATATGTGATGTAATATTAATGAGGATGTTTTCTTCACTGAATATACAAATCGTTTTGTTCCTTCAAAATGAGCCATCGCTTTCTTCCATGTTAAACGGTGTGTAAAGTCATTGCCCCCCTTTCCTCTGCACCCCAGGGTgcacgagctggaggagcaggtgaaggaCGCCGAGGCGAGGGCGGACCAgagtctggaggaggagaccaagAGGCACCGGGAGGCTTTCAACAAGATGGACAGGGAGCGAAACATGGAGATCGATCTGCTCTGTAACAGGTagtctcccacaatgcaccacgACGCACATGCTGGTGTTTGGAGCCCTTAGAGATTCTGCTCATCTTACTTCTGTGTCGGgatctgtttttgtttatgaCATTACTCACTTATTACTTGAAGCCAAACAGAGTTTTCCTCACTGGGCACTTTTAGATTTAGCGCTTAGATTTAGATTAGATGAGAAATGCAAGCTAActggtgttgtgtgtgtctgtgtgcgcgcagaGTACAGCTGTTGGAAGAAGAGAATGGAGAAATGAAGTTGAGTGTGTGCAGACTCAAGTCGCAGACGGAGAAACTAGACCAGGTGAGTGTGATTTACAACTGAGTGACTTCAATTCACTTTGTTGCAACTCAggtattgtgttttttgtctgtgtCCATCATTCTGATTACTGCATAAAATAAAgagttgattcttttttttttcttttatccgcaggagaagcagaggatgaCGGACAAGCTGGAGGACACCGGTCTGAGGCTCAAAGACGAGATGGACCTCTACCGGAAGATTATGGACAAGCTCTGGCAAAACCGCCACGAGTTTCAGAAGGAAAAAGAGGCCATGCAGGAGGTGAGGCCCTCTAGATCCCGCCGAGGTCACATGGGGACTGAGTCCTGCTCCCTGCCCCCCAAATCCTATCGAGTTCTCTGCCCTTCATcagtggtttttattttttctctttccgTGCAGTTGATTGAGGATCTCCGGCGGGAGCTGGAGTATCTGCAGCTGTTTAAGCTGGAGATGGAGCATCCAGGACAGGGCAAGGGGCTCGCTGACTCGAACGCGAGGACCAGAGAGATTGAAATGGAACACGAAGTCAAGAGACTGAAAcaggtttacacacacacacacacacacacacaaccttgttCTTCTCCCCTCATGGGACTTTCCACTCTATCCCTTCATTCCCAAGTGTTTTAGGTCTCGACAACCCAAAGAGTTCTCGTCCAGCATGGAACAGGTTGACGAGATTTAACCTGTTTTAGACGGATAAATATATCGACATGGAAGTAGAAAagctggtcacacacacacacacacagaggaaatctCTCTTCGCTTGTAGTTCATTTTGGTATTTAATAACAAATATCTCACAGAAAGTCCGTAGTAATCTGGGTACTTTGCGATGGGAACATTGCATACTGGTAATTTTACTTCTCTTGGGGTTCTTAAAGAGACGAGTGCTTCAACAGGAGAAAAACCCCAAACCCCAGTAAGAAACTGAGGGTGTGTTTCAggtgttttttaactttttggtTCCTGCCCCCCACTTTAGGAGAACCACAAGCTGCGGGATCAGAACGACGACCTGAACGCTCAAATCCTCAGTCTGAGCTTGTACGAGGCCAAGAACCTGTTTGCGTGTCACACCAAGGCCCAGTGCCTGGCAGCGGAGATCGACAACGCCTCCCGGGACGAGGTCAGTGCGCCGTGCCGACGGGCGTCTTGTGATGCTTGTGTCTGTTGCTCCACTGATGcgactctccctctctctcagctGGTCGACGCtctgaaggagcaggaggagatcaACTTGCGTTTAAGGCAGTACATGGACAAAATAATACTGGCCATCCTCGACCACAACCCCTCCATCCTGGAGATCAAGAGttaaacaccacacacacacagtcacgttCGCTTGGGTTTCTGATATATTAGCTTGTACCTTTCAAAGTTATAATCCTTTATGATTTTAGCCAAAGACACTCATGCCCATTCGATACAGCGCCACTGCCCTGTGAGTACACGCTGCACAATAGTAGCGATCAGGCAGCAGTGGTACCTGCAGATTAGCAGTAACGCCGTATTACACGCCGTGTATTTCCCCGTCAATCTATCGCTCGCGTGAGGACAATTTGAATCTAGAGAGAGAATTGCGCACGGCAACAATAAGACAGACGATGGAGAGATAAATGCtgaatgtaaataaatgaaatggctATTGGTGGGAAATATCAACTACGAAGAGtatcaaaaacaagtctgaggGATTATAACTTTGAACTAGAGCCCAGATTCTGAACGTTCTCACTGCTTATAACTGaccacacacattatatatatctCCACACCACCACAGGAACAGCAGGCGGTCTTCATGTCCTCTAGAACCCAACGCTTATTTATGATGCAGTCGCTGGATCACTGTAGAACTGCTGTGCCGTGCAAAGTCTGTCCGCCAACGTTTTATAGTTCTATATTTAAAACTACTTCAATGTGGAgactttaaaatatttattaacaCGCAAACCCCTGTTTTggtgtttaatttgtttgttgcAGAGACTGTATGAACGTTTATGGCTGGGCCAGGTTTAAGGAGTGAGGATGTAAAGGGGCATTCCGGGGTTCTGCATGTGTGCCAAAGCAGTCTGTAAAGTTCTGAAATCAGAAGGCGTTTCTTACCATATTTCAGCCATCATTTCAGGCGGTGTGAATATCAACTGGTGAAGACTTGAAATGAGCTAATTAGACTTTGACCGCTTGGTAAACATTTAGGGAATTGGCGCCTATTTGCTTTCTTAAAGATTCTGAAATACACCTGCAAGTCTGTCATTAACaggttgtgtgttgtttgtttagtctgtacacaaaaataaatgtaaaacaataagTTGTATTTTTAGAGGGAGTTATGTTTTGcttatgttgaaaaaaaatcaaataaaagctGTGTAAATTTAGTCACAATGAAGAAGCATTTGTGTGAAGGCAGTAACCACAACATGCATGAACGGACGCTTCTTCTAGAGGTGCTGTAATCTTTATCAAATTGATTCACCGGTAACTCGCTGAGCCTTTTGCGGGACTGTTCAGTGCTCTTTCTGAAGACCAATCTGAATATTTCCCAGTTTTCATGGACTGAAATGGTTGACTGGTGTCGTGCAGAAAAAAGACTTCTTGCTAATTCGTAACAAGTAGTATTATGATATGCAAATATGACTCCATTTAGAATCAACAGAActtgtttataaaaaaaataaactcacaGGCCACCTTTCATAAACTGTCTGCCTACTGCAACCACTTTAATCCCTGCTGTATTCATTAGGGTTATTTCACACCGGTAATAGAAATACTGTACTAATACTGTGTACTTTGCAGTGTtctccagagaaaagaaaagcatcgGCGACCTACTGATTTAAAAGGGGAATCTCCTTCTGCCTTCAGTGGGAATTAGTAAAACCACTTTGTTCTATGCTGTAAATTAGACTCACTCTTAATAATGTCACCTAAATGTATAACTTAAATCTCATTCCACGCATTGGTGGTACAGCACAGTGTGACCTGGAGCTGTGTACTGAGCACTTCATGTAGTTTTGCTCCATCGCACAAATTGTTAAAATAGGTATTTTTGTCGTACTTTGTTTGCTTGTCCTTTCACAggtttgtgtgcgtttccaTACGAGGTAtgaaaatagttatttaagtGGTCCAACTACTATTATGTCCATTGTTTACCTTTTATGATTGTCTTTTTGTATATTGCCATTTTGACTTAAGACCCAGTATTTGTTTCATACATTGTAAATGCTGTACAGAATGTACTATTTACGTGCAAGTCATTTCGCTTATTGAGACACAAGTGTTGTAGATTATATTATGAAGTCAATTAGATATAGAACACTTAGGTGTCACAGCCAAAGTATTTAACTGGAATAACATCGGAcatgatgaaataaataaatagtttgtcACATCTTACTTGTGTTGACTTTGACCTCATTGACTTGTGTATGGCACTATGGGGAACCACGTTGTAGAAAGTAGATGTGTAAATAAAATCCATTGGCTTTGGCATGATCACATCGGCCCTTGTTGTTTGTTGCCTCGGAGCTCCGTGGTTCTCTTACTGTCTTCT of Gasterosteus aculeatus chromosome 11, fGasAcu3.hap1.1, whole genome shotgun sequence contains these proteins:
- the rab11fip4a gene encoding rab11 family-interacting protein 4A isoform X2; protein product: MTDTNGAAKLGPPIIMCTRSYPECGAYGEGATDGECDMDSSAENGNSSDSLRPRRRDGRPIGSASASVISGEEQFEDYGEGEDVDFTPSSPCPEDDTRTSGFSDLGSSLPSSAGQTPQKMRQLYNSDLLDIYCSQCCKKVNLLNDLEARLRNLKANSPNRKITSTAFGRQLFQANHSVFGSSQGSSTEDLYTDSIDSCDLDITEKVSYLEKKVTELESESLANGDLKSKLKQENTQLVHRVHELEEQVKDAEARADQSLEEETKRHREAFNKMDRERNMEIDLLCNRVQLLEEENGEMKLSVCRLKSQTEKLDQEKQRMTDKLEDTGLRLKDEMDLYRKIMDKLWQNRHEFQKEKEAMQELIEDLRRELEYLQLFKLEMEHPGQGKGLADSNARTREIEMEHEVKRLKQENHKLRDQNDDLNAQILSLSLYEAKNLFACHTKAQCLAAEIDNASRDELVDALKEQEEINLRLRQYMDKIILAILDHNPSILEIKS